One genomic segment of Bacteroides caccae includes these proteins:
- a CDS encoding pyridoxine 5'-phosphate synthase encodes MTKLSVNINKIATLRNARGGNVPDVVKVALDCESFGADGITVHPRPDERHIRRSDVYDLRPLLRTEFNIEGYPSPEFIDLVLKVKPHQVTLVPDDPSQITSNSGWDTKANLEFLTEVLDQFNSAGIRTSVFVAADPEMVEYAAKAGADRVELYTEPYATDFPKNPEAAIAPFIEAAKTARKLGIGLNAGHDLSLVNLNYFYKNIPWVDEVSIGHALISDALYLGLERTIQEYKNCLR; translated from the coding sequence ATGACTAAATTAAGTGTAAACATAAACAAGATTGCTACGCTGAGAAATGCTCGCGGAGGGAATGTACCCGATGTAGTAAAGGTGGCGCTTGATTGTGAGTCTTTTGGCGCAGACGGCATCACTGTTCATCCCCGTCCTGACGAACGTCACATTCGTCGTTCGGATGTATATGATTTGCGTCCCCTGTTGCGGACTGAATTCAATATCGAAGGGTATCCGTCACCGGAATTTATAGATCTTGTGCTGAAGGTAAAGCCACATCAGGTCACATTGGTTCCCGATGATCCTTCACAGATCACTTCTAACTCCGGTTGGGACACGAAAGCTAATCTGGAATTTCTGACTGAAGTCCTCGACCAGTTCAACAGTGCAGGTATCCGCACTTCCGTTTTTGTAGCTGCTGATCCCGAAATGGTGGAATATGCGGCAAAAGCCGGAGCCGACCGCGTTGAACTTTATACCGAACCCTATGCGACGGATTTCCCGAAGAATCCGGAAGCAGCCATTGCCCCTTTTATCGAAGCGGCCAAAACTGCCCGTAAACTGGGTATCGGCCTGAATGCCGGACACGACCTGAGTCTTGTAAATTTAAACTATTTCTATAAAAACATTCCCTGGGTGGATGAAGTCTCTATCGGTCACGCATTGATTAGCGATGCACTGTACTTGGGACTGGAACGTACTATCCAGGAATATAAAAACTGTCTACGCTGA
- a CDS encoding MotA/TolQ/ExbB proton channel family protein codes for MNAMILLAQGAMNMADSLATANPVLTEVNAPEMNMLDMAIKGGWIMIVLGVLSVVCFYILFERNYMIRKAGKEDPMFMERIKDYIHSGEIKAAINYCRTMNTPSARMIEKGISRLGRPINDVQAAIENVGNIEVAKLEKGLTVMATISGGAPMLGFLGTVTGMVRAFYEMANAGSGNIDITLLSGGIYEAMITTVGGLIVGIIAMFAYNYLVMLVDRVVNKMESRTMEFMDLLNEPAQK; via the coding sequence ATGAATGCAATGATCTTGTTAGCCCAAGGGGCTATGAATATGGCTGACTCGCTGGCTACCGCCAACCCCGTACTGACGGAGGTAAACGCTCCCGAAATGAATATGCTTGATATGGCTATCAAGGGTGGTTGGATTATGATTGTGCTGGGTGTGTTGTCCGTAGTCTGCTTTTACATCTTGTTCGAACGTAATTATATGATTCGCAAGGCGGGAAAAGAAGACCCGATGTTTATGGAACGTATCAAAGACTATATTCATAGTGGTGAGATCAAAGCAGCCATTAACTATTGCCGGACGATGAACACTCCTTCGGCCCGTATGATTGAGAAAGGTATCAGCCGTCTGGGACGTCCGATCAACGATGTACAGGCCGCTATTGAAAATGTGGGTAACATTGAAGTTGCGAAACTGGAAAAAGGGCTGACCGTAATGGCGACCATTTCCGGCGGTGCCCCGATGCTCGGATTCCTCGGTACGGTGACAGGTATGGTGCGCGCATTCTACGAAATGGCGAACGCCGGAAGCGGAAATATTGATATTACATTACTTTCCGGCGGTATCTACGAAGCAATGATTACTACTGTCGGCGGTCTGATTGTCGGTATTATTGCCATGTTTGCCTACAACTATCTGGTGATGCTGGTAGACCGCGTGGTAAACAAGATGGAATCTCGTACCATGGAATTTATGGACTTGCTGAACGAACCGGCTCAGAAGTGA
- a CDS encoding ExbD/TolR family protein, producing the protein MGLKRRNRVSPNFSMASMTDVIFLLLIFFMITSTVVSPNAIKVLLPQGKQQTSAKPLTRVIIDKDLNFYAAFGNEKEKLYTLNELTPFLQSCAEKEPEMYVALYADESVPYREIVRVLNIANENHFKMVLATRPPENK; encoded by the coding sequence GTGGGATTAAAAAGAAGAAATAGAGTATCGCCCAATTTCAGCATGGCTTCCATGACGGATGTCATTTTCCTGTTGCTGATATTCTTTATGATAACCTCTACGGTGGTATCGCCCAATGCCATAAAGGTGTTGTTGCCGCAAGGCAAGCAGCAGACCTCGGCCAAACCGCTGACGAGAGTCATCATTGATAAAGACCTGAACTTCTATGCCGCTTTCGGTAATGAGAAGGAGAAGCTGTACACCTTGAACGAACTGACTCCCTTCTTGCAGAGCTGTGCGGAAAAGGAGCCTGAAATGTATGTGGCGTTGTATGCGGATGAATCAGTGCCTTATCGTGAAATAGTGCGGGTGCTGAACATTGCGAATGAGAATCATTTTAAGATGGTGCTGGCTACACGCCCGCCGGAAAATAAATAA
- a CDS encoding cell envelope integrity protein TolA: MDRRKKGEYVGALGALLVHVAVIALLILVSFTVPQPDEDAGGIPVMMGNVDAARGFDDPSLVDVDVLDEEAPAPAQTQPELPSEQDLLTQTEEETVTLKPKTEEPKKETVKPKEVVKPKKPVKKPEKTEAEKAAEAKRLAEAKAERERKAAEEAARKKVAGAFGKGSQMTGNKGTSAGGTGTEGSKEGNSSTGAKTGTGGYGTFDLGGRSLGTGSLPKPAYNVQEEGRVVVNITVNPAGQVVATSINPQTNTVNSALRKAAEDAARKARFNTVDGVTNQTGTITYYFNLR, encoded by the coding sequence ATGGACAGAAGAAAAAAGGGTGAATACGTAGGAGCGTTGGGTGCATTGTTGGTGCACGTGGCAGTGATTGCTCTTTTGATTCTGGTGAGCTTTACTGTTCCTCAACCGGATGAGGACGCAGGCGGAATCCCTGTAATGATGGGGAATGTGGATGCTGCGCGTGGTTTTGACGACCCATCGTTGGTCGATGTCGATGTGTTGGACGAAGAGGCTCCGGCTCCTGCTCAGACCCAGCCGGAACTCCCTTCGGAACAGGATTTGTTGACGCAGACCGAAGAAGAAACCGTCACTCTGAAACCGAAGACGGAGGAGCCCAAGAAGGAAACGGTAAAACCGAAAGAAGTAGTGAAACCGAAAAAGCCTGTGAAGAAGCCGGAGAAGACCGAGGCCGAGAAAGCGGCGGAAGCGAAACGCCTGGCTGAAGCGAAAGCGGAACGTGAACGTAAAGCTGCCGAAGAGGCCGCGAGAAAAAAAGTGGCCGGTGCTTTCGGCAAAGGTTCACAAATGACAGGGAACAAGGGGACATCAGCCGGTGGCACGGGAACGGAAGGCAGTAAGGAAGGTAATTCTTCCACCGGAGCAAAGACCGGAACGGGCGGTTACGGAACTTTTGACCTTGGCGGACGTTCTTTAGGTACGGGCAGTTTGCCCAAGCCTGCTTACAATGTGCAGGAAGAAGGACGTGTGGTGGTGAACATTACCGTGAATCCTGCAGGACAGGTTGTTGCAACCAGCATTAACCCTCAAACGAATACTGTAAACTCTGCTTTGCGGAAAGCCGCCGAAGATGCGGCCAGGAAAGCTCGTTTCAATACAGTAGACGGAGTGACCAACCAGACAGGGACAATCACTTATTATTTTAACTTGAGATAG
- a CDS encoding DJ-1 family glyoxalase III has protein sequence MGTVYAFFADGFEEIEAFTAIDTLRRGGLNVEIVSVTPDEIVVGAHDVSVLCDINFDNCDFFDAELLLLPGGMPGAATLDKHEGLRRLILDFAAKNKPIAAICAAPMVLGKLGLLKGKKATCYPSFEQYLEGAECIDAPVVRDGNIITGMGPGAAMEFALTIVDLLVGKEKVDELVEAMCVKR, from the coding sequence ATGGGAACTGTATACGCTTTTTTTGCAGACGGGTTTGAAGAAATTGAAGCCTTTACTGCTATTGACACGCTAAGACGTGGCGGACTGAATGTGGAAATCGTATCCGTTACACCGGATGAAATTGTAGTAGGTGCACATGATGTATCTGTTCTTTGTGACATCAACTTCGATAATTGTGATTTCTTTGATGCCGAACTTCTGTTGTTGCCCGGAGGAATGCCGGGAGCAGCTACGCTTGATAAACATGAAGGATTGCGTAGATTGATTCTCGATTTCGCCGCCAAAAACAAACCGATTGCTGCTATTTGTGCTGCTCCGATGGTACTGGGCAAGCTGGGGCTGCTGAAAGGGAAGAAGGCGACTTGCTATCCTAGCTTCGAGCAATATCTGGAAGGTGCCGAATGTATCGATGCTCCGGTTGTTCGTGACGGAAATATCATTACGGGTATGGGACCGGGCGCTGCCATGGAATTTGCTTTGACTATCGTGGACTTGTTGGTAGGTAAAGAAAAAGTAGACGAGCTGGTAGAGGCGATGTGCGTTAAACGCTAA
- a CDS encoding 2-C-methyl-D-erythritol 4-phosphate cytidylyltransferase — translation MKKYVIIVAGGKGLRMGSDLPKQFLPVGGKPVLMHTLEVFRKYDAAIQLILVLPREQQNFWKQLCREHDFDVEHRVVDGGETRFHSVKNGLALVQAPGLVGVHDGVRPFVSVEVIRRCYDLAEQHKAVIPVVDVVETLRHLTEVGSETVSRNDYKLVQTPQVFDVELLKQAYEQEFTPFFTDDASVVEAMGVPVHLAAGNRENIKITTPFDLKVGSALL, via the coding sequence ATGAAGAAATATGTAATCATTGTTGCCGGTGGAAAGGGCTTGCGTATGGGGAGCGACCTCCCCAAACAGTTTCTTCCTGTCGGCGGTAAACCTGTATTGATGCATACACTGGAAGTTTTCCGGAAGTATGATGCGGCAATTCAACTTATTTTAGTCCTTCCACGGGAGCAGCAGAACTTTTGGAAGCAGCTCTGTCGGGAACACGATTTCGATGTGGAACATCGGGTGGTAGACGGAGGAGAAACTCGCTTCCATTCGGTGAAGAACGGTTTGGCATTGGTGCAGGCTCCCGGGCTGGTGGGAGTGCACGACGGTGTCCGTCCGTTTGTCTCGGTAGAAGTGATCCGTCGTTGTTATGATTTGGCGGAACAGCACAAAGCGGTGATTCCGGTTGTTGATGTAGTTGAAACGCTGCGCCATTTAACGGAAGTCGGAAGCGAGACTGTGAGCCGCAATGATTATAAATTGGTGCAGACGCCGCAAGTCTTTGACGTCGAACTGTTGAAGCAGGCTTATGAGCAGGAATTTACTCCGTTCTTTACTGATGACGCCTCGGTTGTGGAAGCAATGGGTGTACCCGTGCATCTTGCAGCAGGTAACCGTGAAAATATAAAAATAACGACTCCTTTCGACCTGAAAGTCGGGAGTGCTCTTTTGTAA
- the recG gene encoding ATP-dependent DNA helicase RecG, whose protein sequence is MFDLVTRDIKFISGVGPQKAAVLNKELGIYSLHDLIYYFPYKYVDRSRIYYIHEIDGNMPYIQLKGEILGFETIGEGRQRRLTAHFSDGTGVVDLVWFQGIKYILGKYKLHEEYIIFGKPTVFNGRINLAHPDVDKTDDLKLSSVGLQPYYNTTEKMKRSFLNSHAIEKMMATVILQIQEPLPETLSPKLLSEHHLMPLTEALRNIHFPTNPDLLRRAQYRLKFEELFYVQLNILRYAKDRQRRYRGYIFEKVGDVFNTFYTKNLPFQLTGAQKRVLKEIRNDVGSGRQMNRLLQGDVGSGKTLVALMSMLLALDNGYQACMMAPTEILANQHYETIKELLFGMDIRVELLTGSIKGKRREAILTGLLTGDVKILIGTHAVIEDTVNFSSLGFVVIDEQHRFGVAQRARLWSKNIQPPHVLVMTATPIPRTLAMTLYGDLDVSVIDELPPGRKPIATVHQFDNRRESLYRSVRKQIEEGRQVYIVYPLIKESEKIDLKNLEEGYQHILEEFPECTVCKVHGKMKAAEKDEQMQLFISGKAQIMVATTVIEVGVNVPNASVMIIENAERFGLSQLHQLRGRVGRGADQSYCILVTNYKLTEDTRKRLEIMVRTNDGFEIAEADLKLRGPGDLEGTQQSGVAFDLKIADIARDGQLLQYVRAIAEDIVEHDPGAQSPENEILWRQLKSLRKTNVNWAAIS, encoded by the coding sequence ATGTTTGATTTAGTCACACGCGACATAAAATTTATCTCCGGTGTAGGTCCTCAGAAGGCGGCTGTATTAAATAAGGAGTTAGGAATCTACTCCTTGCATGATTTGATTTACTATTTCCCCTACAAATACGTCGACCGGAGCCGCATCTATTACATTCACGAGATAGATGGCAATATGCCGTATATCCAACTGAAAGGTGAAATCCTTGGTTTCGAAACGATCGGTGAAGGCCGGCAGCGTCGTCTCACAGCTCATTTCTCGGATGGTACGGGAGTCGTGGACTTGGTGTGGTTTCAGGGAATAAAATACATCCTCGGCAAATACAAACTTCACGAAGAATATATCATCTTCGGCAAGCCGACCGTATTCAACGGGCGCATCAATCTAGCTCATCCCGATGTAGACAAGACGGATGACTTGAAACTCTCCTCCGTGGGACTTCAACCTTATTATAATACAACGGAGAAAATGAAGCGCAGCTTCCTCAACTCTCACGCGATTGAGAAGATGATGGCAACTGTCATTCTGCAGATACAGGAGCCTCTGCCTGAGACTCTCTCTCCCAAACTGTTGTCGGAACATCACTTGATGCCTTTGACGGAGGCTCTGCGGAATATCCATTTCCCGACTAATCCCGATTTATTACGCCGGGCGCAATATAGGCTTAAATTCGAGGAACTCTTCTACGTACAGTTGAACATCTTGCGCTATGCCAAAGACAGGCAAAGAAGGTATCGCGGCTATATCTTTGAAAAAGTGGGCGACGTATTCAACACGTTTTATACAAAGAACCTTCCTTTCCAACTGACAGGCGCACAGAAACGAGTGCTGAAAGAAATTCGGAATGACGTGGGTAGCGGCCGGCAGATGAACCGTCTTTTGCAGGGAGATGTAGGTAGCGGGAAAACTTTAGTCGCCTTGATGAGTATGCTGCTGGCGTTGGATAACGGCTACCAGGCCTGCATGATGGCGCCTACGGAAATATTAGCGAACCAGCATTACGAAACGATTAAGGAGTTACTGTTCGGTATGGATATCCGCGTGGAACTGCTGACGGGCTCTATCAAAGGAAAAAGGAGGGAAGCCATCCTCACCGGTTTGCTGACAGGAGATGTGAAAATACTGATCGGGACCCATGCGGTTATTGAGGATACCGTTAATTTTTCTTCTCTCGGTTTTGTGGTTATTGACGAACAACACCGCTTTGGCGTGGCGCAACGTGCCCGCCTTTGGAGTAAGAATATTCAACCGCCGCACGTGCTCGTCATGACCGCCACTCCTATTCCCCGGACGTTGGCGATGACTTTATACGGTGACTTGGATGTGTCCGTCATCGACGAACTGCCTCCGGGACGGAAACCGATTGCTACTGTTCACCAGTTCGACAACCGCCGGGAAAGCCTGTATCGCTCTGTACGCAAGCAGATTGAGGAAGGACGGCAGGTTTATATTGTCTATCCTTTAATAAAGGAAAGTGAGAAAATAGACTTGAAGAACCTCGAAGAAGGCTATCAGCATATCCTGGAAGAATTTCCCGAATGTACTGTATGTAAAGTGCACGGCAAAATGAAGGCTGCCGAAAAGGATGAACAAATGCAACTTTTCATTTCAGGCAAAGCGCAAATAATGGTTGCCACTACAGTGATCGAAGTCGGCGTGAACGTACCGAATGCTTCGGTGATGATTATAGAGAATGCCGAACGTTTCGGACTTTCGCAACTGCATCAGTTGCGCGGTCGGGTAGGGCGTGGCGCCGACCAGTCTTATTGTATTCTGGTGACAAATTATAAACTGACCGAAGATACTCGTAAGCGACTGGAGATAATGGTACGCACAAATGACGGCTTTGAAATAGCGGAAGCTGATTTGAAGTTGCGCGGTCCCGGTGACTTGGAAGGGACGCAGCAGAGTGGTGTCGCCTTCGATTTGAAAATTGCGGATATTGCCCGTGACGGACAATTGCTGCAATACGTCCGTGCGATAGCCGAAGATATTGTAGAGCATGATCCCGGTGCACAGAGTCCGGAGAATGAAATACTGTGGCGGCAACTCAAATCCTTGCGGAAAACGAATGTTAACTGGGCTGCCATTAGTTGA
- the ndk gene encoding nucleoside-diphosphate kinase — translation MLEKTLVILKPCTLQRGLVGEITHRFERKGLRLAGMKMMQLTDELLSEHYAHLSSKPFFQRVKDSMMTAPVIVCCFEGVDAIQTVRTLAGPTNGRLAAPGTIRGDYSMSFQENIVHASDSPETAAIELTRFFKPEEIFDYKQATFDYLYANDEY, via the coding sequence ATGCTTGAAAAAACGCTGGTCATTTTAAAGCCTTGTACCCTCCAACGGGGATTGGTTGGTGAGATTACTCATCGTTTTGAACGCAAAGGACTGCGGTTGGCCGGCATGAAGATGATGCAACTGACTGATGAATTATTGAGCGAACATTATGCCCACTTGAGCAGCAAGCCTTTCTTTCAAAGAGTGAAAGATTCCATGATGACAGCTCCTGTCATTGTTTGTTGTTTCGAAGGTGTGGATGCTATTCAAACTGTCCGTACGTTGGCGGGTCCGACAAATGGACGTCTGGCTGCCCCGGGAACTATTCGTGGGGATTACAGTATGAGCTTTCAGGAAAATATAGTTCATGCTTCTGATTCTCCAGAGACCGCAGCTATCGAGTTAACGAGATTTTTTAAACCGGAAGAAATATTCGATTACAAACAGGCGACATTTGACTACCTGTATGCAAATGACGAATATTAA
- a CDS encoding peptidoglycan DD-metalloendopeptidase family protein → MNFNCIIKTGLVAVAAMVSLSSFSQDLIARQAPIDKKLKTVDSLALQKQIRAEQSEYPALSLYPNWNNQYVHAYGNAIIPDTYTIDLTGFHMPTPSTKITSPFGPRWRRMHNGLDLKVNIGDTIVAAFDGKVRIVKYERRGYGKYVVIRHDNGLETVYGHLSKQLVEENQLVKAGEVIGLGGNTGRSTGSHLHFETRFLGIAINPIYMFDFPKQDIVADTYTFRRTQGSKRAGSHDTQVADGTIRYHKVKSGDTLSRIAKLRGVSVSTLCKLNRIKPTTTLRIGQVLRCS, encoded by the coding sequence ATGAATTTCAATTGTATTATTAAAACAGGATTGGTAGCTGTTGCGGCTATGGTTAGTTTGAGCTCTTTCTCACAAGACCTGATTGCTCGTCAAGCACCGATAGACAAGAAATTAAAAACAGTAGACTCTTTGGCATTGCAAAAGCAAATCCGTGCCGAACAATCGGAATATCCCGCCCTAAGTCTCTATCCAAACTGGAACAACCAGTATGTACACGCTTACGGAAACGCTATTATCCCTGATACTTACACGATCGACCTGACAGGTTTCCACATGCCGACTCCCAGCACGAAAATCACTTCGCCTTTCGGTCCCCGTTGGAGAAGAATGCACAACGGTCTGGACTTGAAAGTAAATATCGGTGATACTATTGTAGCAGCTTTCGACGGTAAAGTGCGTATTGTGAAATATGAGCGCAGAGGATATGGTAAGTATGTCGTTATCCGTCATGATAATGGATTGGAAACTGTATACGGACACTTGTCCAAACAACTGGTTGAAGAAAATCAGCTGGTCAAGGCCGGTGAAGTAATCGGATTAGGTGGTAATACCGGACGCTCAACCGGTTCTCATCTTCATTTTGAAACCCGTTTCCTCGGAATCGCAATCAATCCTATTTATATGTTCGACTTTCCGAAACAAGATATCGTAGCCGATACCTATACGTTCAGGAGGACTCAAGGTTCGAAACGTGCCGGTTCTCATGACACGCAAGTGGCTGACGGTACAATCCGCTATCATAAAGTTAAGAGTGGTGATACTTTGTCGCGTATTGCCAAGTTGCGTGGTGTATCAGTCAGTACACTTTGTAAGTTGAATCGTATCAAACCGACTACAACTTTGCGCATCGGACAAGTTTTGCGCTGTTCATAA
- a CDS encoding DUF1599 domain-containing protein: MKDTKQQFEHVIAICRDLYSKKLHDYGPAWRILRPASVTDQIFIKANRIRSIETKGVTLVDEGIRSEFIAIVNYGIIGLIQLELGYAESADISIEEALALYDKYVKEALELMLAKNHDYDEAWRSMRISSYTDLILMKIYRTKQIESLSGNTLVSEGIDANYMDMINYSVFGLIKIEFEG, encoded by the coding sequence ATGAAAGATACCAAGCAACAATTTGAACATGTCATCGCTATTTGCCGTGACTTATATTCCAAGAAGCTGCACGATTACGGGCCTGCATGGCGTATTCTGCGTCCGGCTTCGGTGACTGACCAGATTTTTATCAAAGCCAACCGGATTCGTAGTATTGAAACAAAAGGTGTAACTTTGGTTGACGAGGGAATTCGTTCCGAGTTTATTGCGATTGTCAATTACGGTATTATAGGGCTTATTCAGTTGGAACTGGGGTATGCCGAGTCTGCCGACATCAGCATTGAAGAAGCGTTGGCTTTGTATGATAAATATGTCAAAGAGGCTCTGGAACTGATGCTTGCCAAGAACCACGACTATGACGAGGCATGGCGCAGTATGCGTATCAGCTCTTACACAGACTTGATTTTAATGAAAATATACCGTACCAAGCAGATCGAAAGTCTGTCTGGCAACACGTTGGTGTCCGAAGGAATCGACGCCAATTACATGGATATGATTAATTACTCTGTATTCGGATTGATTAAGATAGAATTTGAAGGTTAA
- a CDS encoding BT_3928 family protein — protein sequence MKVKNLHIIQEVIANISRFILAAAFIFSGFVKAVDPLGFQYKIQDYLAAFGMASWFPSFFPLLGGIALSAIEFSIGIFLFFGVRRTVASTLALMLMSFMTPLTLYLAIFNPVSDCGCFGDAWVLTNWETFIKNVLLLLAAIGAFKGRKMLVRFISQKMEWLVSLYTLFFVFTLSFYCLDRLPVLDFRPYKVGKNILEGMTMPEGAKPSVYESVFILEKNGEKKEFTLENYPDSTWTFVDTRTVLKEKGYEPAIHDFSMIELNTGEDITEDVLTDMGYTFLLVAHRIEEADDSNIDLINEVYDYSVEHGYKFYCLTSSPEEQIELWKDKTGAEYPFCQMDDITLKTMIRSNPGLMLIKNGTILNKWSDEDIPDEYVLTDKLENLPLGQQKVGNDVHTVGFVFLWFVIPLLLVLGVDVLVVRRRERRNARKAAEAKKQKSEVQNIVPKVGEEQKEEEPVTDGSDD from the coding sequence TTGAAGGTTAAGAATTTACATATCATTCAGGAGGTAATAGCGAATATCAGTCGCTTTATTTTGGCGGCTGCATTTATCTTTTCCGGATTTGTAAAGGCAGTAGATCCACTGGGATTCCAGTACAAGATACAGGACTATCTGGCTGCATTCGGAATGGCTTCCTGGTTTCCTTCATTCTTCCCGTTATTGGGAGGTATCGCATTATCTGCCATAGAGTTTTCAATCGGTATCTTTTTGTTCTTTGGTGTCCGGAGAACAGTGGCTTCCACGTTGGCGTTAATGTTGATGAGTTTTATGACACCGTTGACATTGTATCTGGCAATCTTCAATCCGGTGTCCGACTGCGGGTGTTTTGGAGATGCTTGGGTGCTGACTAATTGGGAGACATTTATCAAGAACGTACTCTTGTTGCTTGCTGCAATCGGAGCGTTCAAAGGCAGGAAGATGCTGGTCCGCTTTATCAGTCAAAAAATGGAATGGCTTGTTTCTCTGTACACGCTGTTTTTTGTGTTTACGTTGTCGTTCTATTGTCTTGACCGTTTGCCGGTATTGGACTTCCGTCCCTACAAGGTAGGAAAGAATATACTGGAAGGAATGACGATGCCGGAAGGAGCGAAACCGAGTGTATATGAAAGTGTCTTTATTTTGGAGAAGAACGGAGAAAAGAAAGAATTTACACTGGAGAATTATCCGGATAGCACATGGACATTTGTTGATACACGCACTGTACTCAAAGAAAAAGGATACGAGCCGGCTATTCATGATTTCTCTATGATAGAACTGAATACGGGAGAGGACATCACGGAAGATGTACTGACTGATATGGGGTACACATTCCTGTTGGTCGCCCACCGGATTGAAGAAGCGGATGACAGTAATATAGACTTGATTAATGAAGTCTATGATTACTCGGTGGAGCATGGCTATAAGTTTTATTGCCTCACTTCTTCACCGGAGGAGCAGATAGAACTGTGGAAGGATAAGACCGGGGCGGAATACCCTTTCTGCCAAATGGATGATATTACACTGAAGACGATGATTCGCTCTAATCCGGGATTGATGCTGATTAAGAATGGGACTATTCTGAACAAATGGAGTGACGAGGATATCCCGGATGAATACGTACTGACCGACAAACTGGAGAATCTGCCGTTAGGACAACAGAAGGTCGGTAATGATGTGCATACGGTTGGCTTTGTGTTCTTGTGGTTCGTTATTCCATTACTGCTGGTGCTTGGAGTAGATGTGTTGGTCGTTCGTCGTAGGGAAAGGAGAAATGCCAGAAAAGCTGCGGAAGCTAAGAAGCAAAAGAGTGAAGTGCAAAACATCGTTCCGAAGGTTGGTGAAGAACAAAAAGAAGAGGAGCCGGTTACTGATGGCAGTGATGATTGA
- the tpiA gene encoding triose-phosphate isomerase, whose product MRKNIVAGNWKMNKTLQEGIALAKELNEALANEKPNCDVIICTPFIHLASVTPLVDAAKIGVGAENCADKASGAYTGEVSAEMVASTGAKYVILGHSERRAYYGETVAILEEKVKLALANGLTPIFCIGEVLEEREANKQNEVVAAQMESVFSLSAEDFSKIILAYEPVWAIGTGKTATPEQAQEIHAFIRSIVANKYGKEIADNTSILYGGSCKPSNAKELFSNPDVDGGLIGGAALKVSDFKGIIDAFNA is encoded by the coding sequence ATGAGAAAGAACATTGTTGCAGGAAACTGGAAAATGAACAAAACCCTTCAAGAGGGTATCGCTTTGGCAAAAGAACTGAACGAAGCATTGGCTAATGAAAAGCCTAACTGTGATGTAATCATCTGTACTCCGTTTATCCACCTGGCTTCTGTTACTCCGTTGGTAGACGCTGCCAAGATTGGTGTAGGCGCTGAAAACTGTGCAGATAAAGCATCTGGTGCTTATACAGGTGAAGTTTCTGCTGAGATGGTCGCTTCTACAGGTGCAAAATATGTAATCCTGGGTCACTCTGAACGCCGTGCTTACTATGGCGAAACAGTAGCTATCCTCGAAGAAAAAGTAAAATTGGCTTTGGCTAACGGTCTGACTCCGATTTTCTGTATCGGTGAAGTATTGGAAGAACGCGAAGCTAACAAGCAGAACGAAGTAGTAGCTGCTCAAATGGAATCTGTATTCTCTTTGTCTGCTGAAGACTTCTCTAAGATTATCTTGGCTTACGAACCTGTTTGGGCAATCGGTACAGGAAAAACTGCTACTCCGGAACAAGCACAGGAAATCCATGCTTTCATCCGTTCAATCGTAGCTAATAAATATGGTAAGGAAATCGCTGACAACACTTCTATCCTTTATGGTGGTAGCTGCAAGCCTTCCAACGCTAAAGAACTGTTCTCTAACCCTGACGTAGATGGTGGTCTGATTGGTGGTGCCGCTCTTAAAGTATCTGATTTCAAGGGAATCATTGATGCTTTCAACGCGTAA
- a CDS encoding SPOR domain-containing protein: protein MKKLALLILLFVLAGASAQAQNIVKSLERNVPGQGKVTIHQDPRIEAMIGMERLATGEQKVMKGSGFRIQAYAGNNTRQAKNDAYRVSSQVKVYFPELAVYTSFNPPRWLCRVGDFRSIEEADAMMRKMKATGVFKEVSIVKDEVNIPL from the coding sequence ATGAAGAAACTAGCTTTACTTATCTTGCTGTTTGTTTTGGCTGGCGCCAGTGCACAGGCACAGAACATTGTGAAAAGCCTCGAACGTAACGTTCCGGGACAAGGAAAGGTGACCATTCACCAAGATCCCCGCATTGAAGCGATGATTGGTATGGAACGTCTTGCAACCGGTGAACAGAAAGTCATGAAGGGTTCCGGCTTCCGGATACAGGCGTATGCCGGTAACAATACTCGTCAAGCAAAGAATGATGCTTATCGTGTGTCATCACAGGTAAAAGTGTATTTCCCGGAGCTGGCAGTGTATACGTCGTTCAATCCGCCCCGTTGGCTTTGTCGTGTGGGTGATTTCCGGAGTATAGAAGAAGCTGACGCGATGATGCGCAAAATGAAAGCTACTGGTGTGTTTAAAGAAGTTTCTATTGTAAAAGACGAGGTTAATATTCCTTTATAA